One stretch of Xanthomonas sp. DAR 35659 DNA includes these proteins:
- the pheS gene encoding phenylalanine--tRNA ligase subunit alpha, whose protein sequence is MSEIDSLSEQALADIAAAQSPEALEQLRVALLGKSGSITAQLKQLGALAPEQRKLAGEAINRARDTVSAALAERRTLLESAALDARLAAERIDVTLPGRRGERGGLHPVTRTLERITEIFARLGYELSDGPEIEDDWHNFEALNFPPHHPARAMHDTFYFGDGRLLRTHTSGVQVRYMGEHAPPLRMIAAGKVYRSDSDQTHSPMFHQVEGLLVDEHSTFADLKGTLSEFVRALFERDFEMRFRPSYFPFVEPGAEVDIAWQQPDGSTRWLEVLGCGMVHPNVLRSVGIDPERYTGFAFGMGVERFAMLRYGVNDLRAFFENDVRFLRQFA, encoded by the coding sequence ATGAGTGAGATCGATTCCCTGAGCGAACAGGCGTTGGCGGACATCGCCGCGGCGCAGAGTCCGGAGGCGCTGGAGCAGCTGCGGGTCGCGCTGCTCGGCAAGAGCGGCAGCATCACCGCCCAGCTCAAGCAACTCGGCGCGCTGGCGCCGGAGCAGCGCAAGCTCGCCGGCGAGGCGATCAACCGCGCGCGCGACACCGTGTCCGCGGCGCTGGCCGAACGCCGTACGCTGCTGGAAAGCGCAGCGCTGGACGCGCGCCTGGCCGCCGAGCGCATCGACGTGACCCTGCCGGGCCGGCGTGGCGAGCGTGGCGGGCTGCATCCGGTCACGCGCACCCTGGAGCGCATCACCGAGATCTTCGCGCGGCTGGGCTACGAACTGTCCGACGGCCCGGAGATCGAGGACGACTGGCACAACTTCGAGGCGCTGAACTTCCCACCGCACCATCCGGCGCGGGCGATGCACGACACCTTCTATTTCGGCGACGGCCGCCTGCTGCGCACCCACACCTCCGGCGTGCAGGTGCGCTACATGGGCGAGCATGCGCCGCCGCTGCGGATGATCGCCGCCGGCAAGGTCTACCGCAGCGACAGCGACCAGACCCACTCGCCGATGTTCCACCAGGTCGAAGGCCTGCTGGTCGACGAGCATTCCACCTTCGCCGACCTCAAGGGCACCTTGTCCGAGTTCGTGCGCGCGCTCTTCGAGCGCGACTTCGAGATGCGGTTCCGTCCCAGCTATTTCCCGTTCGTGGAACCTGGCGCGGAAGTGGACATCGCCTGGCAGCAGCCCGACGGCAGCACCCGCTGGCTGGAAGTGCTCGGCTGCGGCATGGTCCACCCGAACGTGCTGCGCAGCGTCGGCATCGACCCGGAACGCTACACCGGCTTCGCCTTCGGCATGGGCGTGGAGCGCTTCGCGATGCTGCGCTACGGCGTCAACGACCTGCGCGCGTTCTTCGAGAACGATGTGCGGTTCCTCAGGCAGTTCGCCTGA
- the rplT gene encoding 50S ribosomal protein L20, which translates to MARVKRGVQARRRHKKVLNLAKGYYNARRKVFRVAKQAVIKAQQYAYIGRKQKKRNFRSLWITRINAAARINGMSYSRFMNGLLKAGITLDRKVLADIAVHDAQGFAALAEKAKGALAA; encoded by the coding sequence ATGGCTCGAGTCAAGCGTGGCGTCCAGGCGCGCCGTCGTCATAAGAAAGTTCTGAACCTCGCCAAGGGCTACTACAACGCCCGTCGCAAGGTCTTCCGCGTCGCCAAGCAGGCGGTGATCAAGGCGCAGCAGTACGCCTACATCGGCCGCAAGCAGAAGAAGCGCAATTTCCGTTCGCTGTGGATCACCCGCATCAATGCGGCGGCCCGCATCAACGGCATGAGCTACAGCCGTTTCATGAACGGCCTGCTCAAGGCCGGCATCACCCTCGACCGCAAGGTGCTGGCGGACATCGCCGTGCACGACGCGCAGGGCTTTGCCGCCCTGGCGGAGAAGGCGAAGGGCGCGCTGGCGGCATAA
- the rpmI gene encoding 50S ribosomal protein L35, with translation MPKIKTNRAAAKRFRKTASGKYKAGHANRSHILTKKATKRKRNLRQTNHVRAEDAGRLDRMLPYL, from the coding sequence ATGCCCAAGATCAAGACCAACCGGGCGGCGGCCAAGCGTTTCCGCAAGACCGCCTCCGGCAAGTACAAGGCTGGCCACGCCAACCGTAGCCACATCCTCACCAAGAAAGCGACCAAGCGGAAGCGCAACCTGCGGCAGACGAACCACGTCCGTGCCGAGGACGCAGGCCGTCTTGACCGTATGCTTCCCTACCTCTGA
- the infC gene encoding translation initiation factor IF-3: protein MGDCNISTPDNKQNRKNQEIRVPRVRVIGADGEMIGVLSRDEALAMAEEDGLDLVEIQPQADPPVCKIMDFGKFKFEQQKKANEAKKKTKQVEIKEIKFRPVTDEGDYQIKLRNMRRFLEEGDKVKVNIRFRGREMSHQELGREMAARIEADLGEDIVIESRPRLEGRQMVMMIAPKKR from the coding sequence CTGGGAGATTGCAACATCAGTACCCCTGACAACAAACAGAACCGCAAGAACCAAGAGATCCGCGTGCCGCGCGTGCGCGTGATCGGCGCAGACGGCGAGATGATCGGCGTGTTGAGCCGCGACGAAGCGCTGGCGATGGCCGAGGAAGACGGCCTGGATCTGGTCGAGATCCAGCCGCAGGCCGATCCGCCGGTCTGCAAGATCATGGACTTCGGCAAGTTCAAGTTCGAGCAGCAGAAGAAGGCCAACGAAGCCAAGAAGAAGACCAAGCAGGTCGAGATCAAGGAAATCAAGTTCCGTCCGGTCACGGACGAGGGCGATTACCAGATCAAGCTGCGCAACATGCGCCGCTTCCTCGAAGAGGGCGACAAGGTCAAGGTCAACATCCGCTTCCGTGGCCGCGAGATGAGCCATCAGGAGCTCGGTCGCGAAATGGCCGCGCGGATCGAGGCCGACCTGGGCGAGGACATCGTCATCGAATCGCGTCCGCGCCTGGAAGGCCGGCAGATGGTGATGATGATCGCGCCGAAGAAGCGCTGA